The following is a genomic window from Candidatus Diapherotrites archaeon.
AAATATAATAGAGCTATTCAACTCATACGACAAGGATTACTTTAAATTAAAGTTATTATACATGTACAGAAAAAAAATGCTAAATTTTTCTTCACCACTAAACCCATTCCTTAAATTAGAAAATGCAGAATACCTCTCACACATAAAAAGATGGACTTCAACATCACCTTATTCCCAACCAAATGAAAATATAGCAAGGGTTTTCTGGGCGCTTGGCTTAAGATAAAAAAAGGTGTTTGAAATTGATTGCTGCAATAATCCCCGCATTAAATGAAGAAGCCGCAATAGAAAAAGTTGTAAAAGAAACAAGAAAATTTGCAGGCAAAGTTATTGTAGTCAGCGACGGCAGCACTGACAGGACAGCAGAAAAAGCAGAAAAGGCAGGCGCAATTGTTTTGGCCAACTCTGCAAACATGGGGAAAGGCTTTGCTTCAAGAATAGGAGTAAAAAAGGCATTGGAATTCAATCCAGAAATCATAGTTCTAATTGACGCTGACTTGCAGCACGACCCAAGAGAAATTCCAAAAATGGTTAGAGAATTAAAAGAAAAGAAACTGGACCTTGTACTAGGTGCAAGGATTGGAAAAAAAGGCATGCCTAAAACAAAAACAATCGGCAATGCCTTAATTGATTTTTTAATAAGAATATTCTATGGAATCAATTTGAAAGACAGCCAGTGCGGTTTTAAGGCAATAAAAAAAGAAGCCCTGCAAAAGATAATGTGGAATTCAAATGACTACGGCATGGAAACAGAGATTGCGGCAAGGATAGCAAAGAACAAACTCAAATTTAAAGAAGTTCCAATAAAGACAGCATACAATGATAAATATAAGGGAACAAGTGTTATTGATGGGATAAAGATTTTTTTGAACATAATTTGGTGGCGTATCTTTATATGAATTTGCTGCTGCTTCAAATAATAGTAACCTTATTCAGCGTTTTAATGATATACGTGGCTTTTATTACATACAAAAAAAGACAGATACTCCAAATGGACTTCATTTTATGGCTTTTTGTGTGGGCCTGCTTTATAATAGGAATAAACTTTTCTGAAAGCTTCAAGAAAATAATCGAGACCCTAAGAATCGGGAGAACCATGGATTTACTTTTCATTTCAGCATTTATTGTATTATTTTTCATTCTTTTTTTCCTGTTTAAAATTGCAAGAGACGACCAAAAGAAAATCAATCTGGTTGTAGAGCACTTGGCGCTAAAGAAACAGAAAAGGCAATAAAGCAATTACAATTTTTTTGCAACCACAAGCATCCTGCGAGGTATTACGCCAAAATGTTTTTCTCTCCACTCAAAGACTGGCTCAAAGCCGTTTTTTCTTTAAGATTTTCTTGAGGGTTTTCTTGGGATAATACCTCACGTGCTCCCCTAACGGGTCATAAATTTTTTCCCAGTAAAATAAGGCTACTATCAAATTCTTTAAAAAATTGAATTCAGGGGCAATAATTATGATGTTTCCATTCTTTTTTAAGACCCTTCTAAACTCTGAAAACATTTTTTTTGTGTCAGGAACATGCTCTATAACCTCGCCAGCGAATATTGTGCTGAAACTGTTGCCAGGGAAAGGAATGTCTGTGACTGAGCCCTGCCTGAACTTTACGTGAGGATAATTCTTTTTTGCTTTTTTTACTGCCGTGCGCGAAATGTCTATTCCCTGGGCCGGAACTATTTTGTTCAATTCATTTGTTATTAGCCCGTACGCACAGCCGACGTCAAGGCAGTCATTTTTAAGGAAAGGCCTTATCATTTCCATTGTTTCATTTATTTCTTTTTTGCTCCAGCGGGCAACAGGATCCTTTTCCCAAATCCTTTCATAAAATTCTTTCATATTATTTCCTTTTAGCTTTTATTATCATTGAAGTAGAAAAAAATTTATTTTTTATTTTAGGCATTGAAGGAACTACATAATCGATATCCACAAAAAACTCATTTTCTGAAAAAATTTTTTTTATTTGGCTTGAGTAAATTGCTTTCTCATCCTTGTTTAATGAACCCCCAGAAATCTTAAGTATGAATGCATACAAGTAAAACATTACTCCATTAGGCTCTATTCCGTAATAGGTGCCTTTTGGTTTTAGAACTCTTTTAATCTCTTTAAGTACTTTGTTTATGTCCTTCAAATGATGCAATACAAAAGCGACAAAAACTGCATCAAAAGACTTTTCTTTAAAAGGCAGATTAAACGCGCTTGCTTGCACAAAATCATTCAATTCGTATTTTTTTACGTCAGTTGGAAAAACCTTGTTTTTTTCGCCCAAAACTCTTGTAAATCTTCCTGCGCCGCACCCTATCTCAAGCAATTTCTTGTTTTTAATATTGAACATGTTAACTATTAGTCTTTCTGTCATTTTTTTTACCTGCCAAATTATGGCCTATGAAACCAACAATTGCCCCACACAAAAAAGCAATTCTTGAAAAAATTTCCTGAATTTCCCTTTTAATTATGCTGGACCCTTTAATCTTTTCTGGATTAAAATCAATATTGTTGTACTTTAAATTAATTTTAACCAATAGCCTTCCGTAAGCAAAACTATTATTAACAGATTTCCAGAACCCCTTGCTTTTTCTTTCGTGCAAAACAGGCGCAATAGGCAATTCCAGACCTTTGTATCCTAAATTATTTAATCTGGCAAACAATTCAGTATCCTCAGCCAAAGGAAAATTTTCATTCATTTTATTATTTTTAAGCACAGATGAATGACAGGCAATGTTAGACCAACACCAAGGTGTCTGCCTTACCTCAATTCCCCTAATTATTGTTTTTTCGCCGTGCCTTTTTACTGCCTCAACCATTTCCTCAAGCCATGTATTTGTCAAAGGCATTGCATCGCTTTCGGTTATGACCAAAAT
Proteins encoded in this region:
- a CDS encoding class I SAM-dependent methyltransferase; this encodes MKEFYERIWEKDPVARWSKKEINETMEMIRPFLKNDCLDVGCAYGLITNELNKIVPAQGIDISRTAVKKAKKNYPHVKFRQGSVTDIPFPGNSFSTIFAGEVIEHVPDTKKMFSEFRRVLKKNGNIIIIAPEFNFLKNLIVALFYWEKIYDPLGEHVRYYPKKTLKKILKKKRL
- a CDS encoding glycosyltransferase family 2 protein, coding for MIAAIIPALNEEAAIEKVVKETRKFAGKVIVVSDGSTDRTAEKAEKAGAIVLANSANMGKGFASRIGVKKALEFNPEIIVLIDADLQHDPREIPKMVRELKEKKLDLVLGARIGKKGMPKTKTIGNALIDFLIRIFYGINLKDSQCGFKAIKKEALQKIMWNSNDYGMETEIAARIAKNKLKFKEVPIKTAYNDKYKGTSVIDGIKIFLNIIWWRIFI
- a CDS encoding DUF2304 domain-containing protein, which encodes MNLLLLQIIVTLFSVLMIYVAFITYKKRQILQMDFILWLFVWACFIIGINFSESFKKIIETLRIGRTMDLLFISAFIVLFFILFFLFKIARDDQKKINLVVEHLALKKQKRQ
- a CDS encoding class I SAM-dependent methyltransferase — translated: MTERLIVNMFNIKNKKLLEIGCGAGRFTRVLGEKNKVFPTDVKKYELNDFVQASAFNLPFKEKSFDAVFVAFVLHHLKDINKVLKEIKRVLKPKGTYYGIEPNGVMFYLYAFILKISGGSLNKDEKAIYSSQIKKIFSENEFFVDIDYVVPSMPKIKNKFFSTSMIIKAKRK
- a CDS encoding glycosyltransferase, whose product is MKEVSVIAVAKSREELKPLISALKKQSFQGFELVTSQKKGIPQALNDAISRAKGKILVITESDAMPLTNTWLEEMVEAVKRHGEKTIIRGIEVRQTPWCWSNIACHSSVLKNNKMNENFPLAEDTELFARLNNLGYKGLELPIAPVLHERKSKGFWKSVNNSFAYGRLLVKINLKYNNIDFNPEKIKGSSIIKREIQEIFSRIAFLCGAIVGFIGHNLAGKKNDRKTNS